The sequence ATGACTTCATGAGAtaaggatatatatatatatacttttttttttctctcccagcCTTATCCCCACCGGCTTTTATTCTAACCTCCTGCTCCATTCAGCTCAAACATATTCATCATTGGCTGAAAGTCCCTTGTGTTGaccctctcttctcatttGCTACTACACAACCACGCTCTATTGCTGGCCCGAGCCGAACGGCATTCTGGATGAACCCGGAGTTAAACGAGTGGAAGAGCCGCTCGCCGCGCGAACCATGGCGCTATTTCCATCTCGGATAGCCGAGAGAGTCCGATTTGTGGGGGATGCAGCGTGGGATACCCCGACTCAAGACTGTTTGGAGCCATACGGCCAAAACCCCAGGATTCTGACCGTCGAATAATTGATATATAAGTCGTTTTAAGGTATGAGGCAAGAGACGAATGTTGCAGACATTTTTGCTTACATGATTTAGTCTCTTGTAATGCTGACATGCTGCCAGTACATGACTGCATGTTTATAATCTTCGCCTTCACTTACACGCCCTCATGGTACTACACGCACTCAGTCCGTACATGTATTCAGCACTCTATGCCATACTTAAGCTAGAATTACTTACATACATATTCGAATGAAAATGATGCTACTGTTGATCTTATAGATACAATGCGCAATAGCAATCCGCCCAAACCGCGTATCCAGGGGCCGCGATTCGCCCCACTATACATATACTCCGCATCCAGTTTCTCAATGCCGCAGCCTGCCGTCAGATTGCCCAATCTGGACAGCTTCCAgatctctcttttcttcatctaaATGGCTGCTTAATCATGGCGCATACTCCAATCAAAAAGGTCTGCCTCGTGGGCGCCAACGGCACCCTGGGCTCAGTCATTCTCAAGGGCCTGATCCAGGCAGACTGCTTCGACATCTCCGTCCTCCAGCGCTCCAattcctcctcgtcgtccCCCTCCTCCATCCCACGCATCCTCGTTCCGCCAGAGCTCCCAGTCGAGGATGTCGCAAAAGCCCTAACTGGCCAAGACGCCGTCATCGCGGCCTTTCCACTCGGTCAGGGCGACCAGCATCTACGCCTCGCAGAGGCCGCGTTCCAGGCCGGCGTGCAGCGCTTCATCCCCGCAGACTTTGGGAGCTGCGATGCGAGCGACCCAGAGCCGCAGAAGTATCTGCCACTCTACCGTAAGAAGACGCTCGTTCGTGAAAAGTGCGAGGCCCTCGCTGTCCAGGCTACACAGCATGGCTCGGCTTTTTCATGGACAACCGTCATCTGTGGACATTTCTTTGACCACGGACTGCGTGATGGACTCCTCCATATCGACTTTGACACCCGCACGGCCCAGATCCTGGACGGCGGCGCCACCAAGGCATCTACTTCGACGCTGCGCCGCATCGCCGAGGCAACTGTCCGAGTCCTGCAGAGAGCCGAGCAGACGCGCAACCGTGCGGTTTACGTGCAAAGCTTTAACCCGTCGCAGCTTGATGTTGTGGCTGCTCTGGAAAAGGCAATGGGAGAGCCATGGCACATGCAACACATTGACTCAAAGCCATATCTGGAAGACGCTCAAAAAAGGCTAAAGAGTGAGGAGCCTCAGGCTGTTTTGGACGCTATCGAGGACATTGTCTTTGTGCTAGGAGCTTTAGACGCGGACTGGACAAAGAGAGATGGGTTCGCGATGGACTTGTTGGGTTTGGAGGATGAGAATCTGGAGGATGTTGTTCAGGAAGTAGTGGCTGCGTACAGAGCCGAGGGGAGCAAATGAAGTCAGCGTTGAATGCGATTGAGGCCATGCATATAGAGAATTTAGACATTCCGTGTATTAGACGAAGCCATCGCGCATCCCTTCACGTATTCAGGGTAGCCGCTCGTATGAGAAATCCTACAGGCTTGCAGTGCTGTCCCCTTTACAGCTAGCCACATGTACGTACATGTGTGCATGCATCCTTCTCTAATGCTTTGATTCATATCCTTTCCCCGCCAAATAGATTGGTGCAGTGAGCATACATGCACCCAATATGCGCAGGTGAGAGGTCAATTTTAGCTTTAGCCTGCGTTGGCTCATAGAGGATGAGCTAGCTTCATGCAAGGGCATtcaatatagttattatcaGTCGACGTATAAAAGATCTAGCTTGAGCTTCATGTCCAACCACAGATCAGGGTTGGAAATATTCTTTTGTAGCTTCAGGCGTTTTGCAAGGCCCGTCAAACTTTTTATCAAGCTTAAAGCTGAGATCCAATCAAATAACGTTCGTCACATTTTAATACTCCTCTCGTTAGACCCCAGTCATGTCTTGCATCTCGCCAAGGAATCCATCAGCACGGGCTGTACCACATCAACAAGCGCCACACAACACGCTTGCCTGCATCGCAGCATCAAGAGCTGAGCACTCCGTCAGTCATGGTGTGCACCATCACGCCACTTGGTGAAGGCATCCACGATGTGACAGCTACTATTAGGTAACGCCAAGATTGGGCCGAGTATTTAGAACCGGTAACAGCGCTCCAGGAGACGAGATTAACAGGCCATAGCCAAATCCTCACAATTAGTTGAAAATCTTTCTTAAGAAACGATAATATATCTCTTCATAATTTGTCGGAGGGTTACTTCAATCTCGGTATTTAGCGATTTAAGAATGCCGCTTACAGTGATCGACATCATTTTCATGCTGACGGCGTATGCTGCTACCCGAGCAAAGATCTCATAAGCTTACCATATCTTTGGTCTTCAGCTGATTGAAACGCCTCAATAAtagatattttattattagagTTGATTCTCTGGCTGACGATAACCCAGCGAGTCCGACTCCTGTTTATGCAACTCTGGAGAGTGACGAGAGGCCGTTCGCATCGCCATCTAGCTGTGTTCCCACCGTTACGGTGACGACGAACCTAGGCACGAATGAAGGTTGCGCATTCAACTGTTCGAGTGATTTTTGCATCATCGATTGTAAGATGGGGCCGTCTAAACGAGACTATAGCTCTATTACTTACCATTATTGTCGCAGATTTCGTGACTTTGCCATGCGGCTGCTCACAGGCAGCGGGCGTGGTTACTGAGACGATCACCGCATGTGCAACATCGAGTCCCTGCTGGAATTGCCACACCGGGTTTCCTTTTACTACAACGGCCACAGATTGCCCAGAACCAACTGGAGATGATTAGGAGTCGGGGGCTATGCGGTCAACATGCAGATGTCTTTCTTGAGATTGATTTGTTACATTAAGAgaacagaaagaagaaaagaagaagataaagagaTAAGAATACGTGGCGAATAAGGCAACGACAAATGCTCAATACATATAGGTAGTATGCAGTCGGTTTTTTTTAGAAGCTCAATGTTGCATGTATGAGATGGCACTGCATAAGGCTTTGATATCACCTGAGCGGTGACAGGTGCATCAAAAGGCGGGAGGAACGAGGCTGGATAGATATTTTAAGAAACAATTTAGGAAAGAGAAATTCGAACCGCTATCCATGGTCCACGATTCGATAAACTGACGGAGCGTACGAGCAGAGCGTATGAATTGCTGTGGCTGGCGTCGCTGAATCATGAAGCTGGGATTTTTATAATTGGAACGAGGCTAGAGCGCGGCTAAGACCCCATGACGGCAGTGAACGGGTCCACTAAGGGCCTCTAAATAATACAGTGTCGCAACGTAAAGCCCAACTGTATTAGCCTCGCAGATTGCGGCCAAAGAGACTGTGCTATTGGCACGGTGCCAGCTGCATCTTCAGGCACCCAAATGCCAGCCACGGCCCAACAGATCATGGCTCAGACCGCAACGCAGCCCCAATGGCCATCAATGCTATCTAGCACGGCGAGAACACGAACACGACAGCTTCAACTTCAAGCCCTCCCGCCGTGCACACGCGTTGCCGGCCCAAGACAAAGCGTGAGCGCAGTCCGCTCTCAGCTTCGCCCCATTCGCAGCTGACGCCTCAGCATCACCAGATTCGCCCTAGGCCTATCGGCTCGCTCACCGGCCCTTGCCTGCCCCTAAAATAAAAACCGGATGGGCCTCTGTTGACACAGCCCCGGCGCGGTGACGTTGGTTTCTTGGCCTCGCTCTCTTATCTGGAGCTCAGGCACCGATTTCAGGCTGTTGAAACCGCGTTTGCCTCcgggaagaggaaaagggtgaagagagaaaaccaCCACAAAATAGGAGAAAGCCCGTTTCTTTGTTCGTCGCACCCTCTTGGTAGACCAACCACCATACCAGGATAATGCCCGCTGCCGCTTACCTTGGCAAGGGTCTGTTATGAGCCATCTTCTTTGTTCATCTGCGTCTTGTCATGACCTATTTCTTTGTTTGGATCGGCATTTCTATAAGCAGTCCTTTCGGTCTAGCCTAGtcgagttttttttttctctccggCCCTTGAACCTGTAGTAGCCCATGCACGAAGCATCTTGATATTTggtaactaaaaaaaaaaaagaaacaaggaaaaaggagaaagcgTGATCATCAAAGCCATTCATTCTGACTGGCGCAACACAGCGAAATAATAAGTCTTAATTAGCGGCTTCTATTTTCTGCACATCTCCTCCATCAGCCCATCCAGCATATCAGAAGCCAGCTCATCAAAACCAAACACACTTCCCAAGAGGGACATATTTTGCACACAGAGGTTGCATCGCAACCTCGACCATTCATCATGATGGAGGCACATTCGCTCGCAGCCCTGAACCTGCAGGCAGCGAATCCGCCACAGTATCCTGAAAACCCATCAGAGAGAATACAGGAGCCTCTGGTGCTCTACATTTCTAGAGTTCCCGGCACTAGAGGTATTTGGAAGTCATCACGATGTTTGACGCAACCGCAGCTGACCCCAAAAATGCATAGATGTTATTCTTTCACCTTTCAAACCCCAGCTCAAAAACGTCACAGGCGGGGATGTTGCTAGCAGCCTCTACTATGTTCATCTCGAGCTCCCAATGCTGGACATTACTGGTCCTCAGCCACTGAGAGATGAGCCACAAGGTAGATCCAGTGAGGATAGCTCAGCGACAAGGACGATTGCCCGGAAACCAGTGCCCAgctccatctcatctctacCCCCCGAGATTTCGATACAAAGCGATCAGCCACAGCTTCAGCAAACTCGAGGCAATTATGAGAACACGACACTTCGGCCGCCAGGGGAT comes from Trichoderma asperellum chromosome 3, complete sequence and encodes:
- a CDS encoding uncharacterized protein (EggNog:ENOG41), with amino-acid sequence MAHTPIKKVCLVGANGTLGSVILKGLIQADCFDISVLQRSNSSSSSPSSIPRILVPPELPVEDVAKALTGQDAVIAAFPLGQGDQHLRLAEAAFQAGVQRFIPADFGSCDASDPEPQKYLPLYRKKTLVREKCEALAVQATQHGSAFSWTTVICGHFFDHGLRDGLLHIDFDTRTAQILDGGATKASTSTLRRIAEATVRVLQRAEQTRNRAVYVQSFNPSQLDVVAALEKAMGEPWHMQHIDSKPYLEDAQKRLKSEEPQAVLDAIEDIVFVLGALDADWTKRDGFAMDLLGLEDENLEDVVQEVVAAYRAEGSK
- a CDS encoding uncharacterized protein (EggNog:ENOG41~SECRETED:SignalP(1-22)), coding for MPLTVIDIIFMLTAYFIIRVDSLADDNPASPTPVYATLESDERPFASPSSCVPTVTVTTNLGTNEGCAFNCSSDFCIIDYFVTLPCGCSQAAGVVTETITACATSSPCWNCHTGFPFTTTATDCPEPTGDD